In Bacillota bacterium, one DNA window encodes the following:
- a CDS encoding 2-oxoacid:acceptor oxidoreductase family protein, which yields MADNTELRFTGTGGQGLILAGIILAEAAGLYEGKKVIQTQSYGPEARGGASRADVVIGPSEILHTEVEQPDVLLCLSQEGCDKYAKTVKDGGVLIIDPLFVNQLPEVKARVYKVEATQTAINLGKKVVANVVALGAICGATGVVGLESLKKAVLARAPKGTEELNEKALEAGYRAVKA from the coding sequence ATGGCAGACAACACGGAACTGCGTTTCACCGGGACCGGCGGGCAGGGGCTCATCCTCGCCGGGATCATCCTGGCCGAAGCGGCCGGGCTGTATGAAGGCAAGAAGGTCATTCAGACACAGTCCTACGGACCGGAAGCCCGCGGCGGGGCGTCCCGCGCCGATGTCGTCATCGGGCCCAGCGAGATCCTCCACACCGAGGTGGAGCAGCCCGACGTCCTCCTCTGCCTGTCCCAAGAGGGCTGCGACAAGTACGCCAAGACGGTCAAGGACGGCGGGGTCCTGATCATCGACCCACTCTTCGTCAACCAGCTCCCCGAGGTCAAGGCCAGGGTCTACAAGGTCGAAGCCACCCAGACCGCGATCAATCTCGGCAAGAAGGTCGTCGCCAACGTCGTCGCCCTCGGGGCCATCTGTGGGGCGACCGGCGTCGTCGGCCTCGAGTCGCTGAAGAAGGCCGTCCTGGCCCGGGCCCCCAAGGGCACCGAGGAGCTCAACGAGAAGGCCCTTGAAGCCGGTTACCGGGCGGTGAAGGCCTGA
- a CDS encoding (Fe-S)-binding protein, with amino-acid sequence MSPEELEQKLIQCTRCGTCLKDCPVYKETLDEQYTARAKINLVKAIYFHDRMKLDNDLRDIAEMCLLCKSCQTACPNNVDGPEFTLFLREQIVGRFGQSGIKRTIFNSLLPKPGLLGFFARLAAFGQALSLDRVAGAVTGRNLRKIIDYAPKVSARSFSAIHPAGTVLAPLGGGQPKARVAYFYGCVTNLVTPPVGQATVDVLRRNGYEVVIPAQSCCGVPASANGDFAAATQMAGDNINSFLKAGFDWVIADCASCSSTLKEYGQLLGHDQAKAFAAKVRDINEFLVAEGYDRDGLGEVRLTVTYHDPCHLKRYQNIAAQPRAILKSIPGVTFKEMKEADKCCGASGSFVLTHHDISLRIGDKKGQNALATGADAVVTGCPSCRMQIANATRRAGRELPVHHPVELLAWAYAAKSAGARRAAQNISEGTVQNRAVAGGK; translated from the coding sequence TTGAGCCCGGAAGAACTGGAGCAAAAACTGATCCAATGCACCCGCTGCGGGACTTGTCTCAAGGACTGTCCCGTCTACAAAGAAACCCTCGATGAACAATACACGGCCCGGGCCAAGATCAACCTGGTCAAGGCGATCTACTTCCACGACCGGATGAAGCTCGACAACGACCTTCGCGACATCGCCGAGATGTGTCTCCTCTGCAAGTCATGCCAGACGGCCTGCCCCAACAACGTCGACGGACCGGAGTTCACCCTCTTCCTCCGTGAGCAGATCGTCGGCCGGTTCGGCCAGTCCGGGATCAAGCGGACCATCTTCAATAGCCTGCTGCCGAAGCCGGGCCTCCTCGGGTTCTTCGCCCGCCTGGCCGCTTTCGGCCAGGCGCTGAGCCTCGACCGGGTGGCCGGCGCGGTCACCGGCCGCAACCTCAGGAAGATCATCGACTACGCCCCGAAGGTCTCGGCGCGGTCGTTCTCGGCTATCCACCCGGCCGGCACCGTCCTCGCCCCGCTTGGGGGAGGCCAGCCAAAGGCCCGCGTGGCCTACTTCTATGGCTGCGTCACCAACCTGGTCACCCCACCGGTCGGCCAGGCCACCGTGGACGTCCTCCGCCGCAACGGCTACGAGGTCGTCATCCCCGCTCAGAGCTGTTGCGGCGTCCCGGCTTCAGCCAACGGCGACTTCGCCGCGGCCACGCAGATGGCCGGCGACAACATCAACTCCTTTCTCAAGGCCGGTTTCGACTGGGTCATCGCCGACTGTGCCTCGTGCAGTTCGACCCTAAAGGAATACGGCCAGCTCCTCGGCCACGACCAGGCCAAGGCCTTCGCGGCCAAGGTCCGTGACATAAACGAGTTTCTCGTCGCCGAGGGCTACGACAGGGACGGCCTGGGAGAGGTCAGGCTGACCGTCACCTATCACGACCCGTGTCACCTGAAACGCTACCAGAACATCGCGGCGCAGCCGCGGGCGATCTTGAAGAGCATCCCGGGGGTCACCTTCAAGGAGATGAAAGAGGCCGACAAGTGCTGCGGTGCTTCCGGCTCCTTCGTCCTGACCCATCACGACATCTCCCTGAGGATCGGCGACAAGAAGGGCCAGAACGCTTTGGCCACCGGGGCCGACGCGGTCGTCACCGGTTGTCCGAGCTGCCGGATGCAAATCGCCAACGCGACCAGGCGGGCCGGTCGCGAACTCCCGGTGCACCACCCGGTCGAGCTTCTGGCCTGGGCCTATGCCGCCAAGTCGGCCGGCGCCCGCCGGGCCGCCCAGAACATCAGCGAGGGGACCGTCCAGAACAGGGCCGTGGCCGGCGGGAAGTAA